The sequence CAGCTGGCTGCCAAACAGGTAGCCGTTGCAATAGGCTTTGTCGTAGGCTTCCTCCGCCTCCGGGTAGGCATAGTACAGTGGCTCACACAGGGCCAGTCCCTCCCGATGGGTGCGAGCGTCCATTGTGTAGAGGTAGGGAATGAGCCGATGGCGCAGGCGCAGCCAGTCCTTGGCAGCGGCGCACACATCCGGCCGATAGCGCCAAGGCTCTTTGCCCATCAGGTCGTTGGAGGTGGAGTGCAGCCGCAGAATGGGGCTGAATACCCCCAGTTGCAGCCAGCGCAGGTACAGCTCTTCGTTGCGCTCGCCCAAGTGATGGCCGCCGATGTCGTGGCTCCACCAGGTGTAGCCCACATTGGCTGCCGTAGCTGTAAAGTAGGGCTGAAAGTGCAGCACCCGCCAGTTTTGGGCGGTGTCGCCGGAAAAGCCCAGGGGATAGCGGTGGGCGCCGGGGCCGCTGTAGCGGGACAGGATCAGCGGCAGCCTGCCGTTCTCTGCGTTGTCCAAATAATGGTAGTGGTTCAGTGCCACCAGCGGGTCCAGCCCGGGCACATCGCTTTTTTTGCCCTGTTGCCAGTCCAACCACCAAAAGTCCACGCCCTCTTTTTCATAGGGCTTGTGGAGCACATCAAAGTAGGCGTTCCAAAAGGTATCGTTGCCGCACCGGAACGGAATATCCTGCTTGGTTTTTGGATCCAGCCCCATCGCCTTAGCCATGGCCGGGTACGGATCCTCAAAGGCGCGCACCCCGTCCGCCGGGTGCAGGTTGACGGTGGTGTGCAGCCCCATTTGGTGCAGATCCTGCAAAAAGGCCTTGTAGTCCGGGAACAGTTCCGTATTCCAGGAATAGCCTGTCCAGCCGTCTTTGCCCTTATAGTGGGTGCCAAAGCGTTTGTTGGGGTCCGTCCAGTGCCAGTCCATATCCACGGTGGCTACCGTCAGCGGCACATTTTCCGCCGCAAAGCGCTTGATTAGCCCTAAGTATTCCTCCTGGGTGTAGGCGTGGTAGCGGCTCCACCACACGCCCAGGGCAAACCGGGGGATTAGGGGCACTGATCCGCTGATTTTATAAAAATCCTGTACCGCCGCCCGGTAGTCGTGGTCGTAGGCAAACACATACACATCTTTGCCCTTTCTCTTGCGGGGGCAGAAACGGCCGTCCGCATCCAGCAAAAAGCTGCGGCTGTCGTCTAAGAGGCTCACCCCGTCCCGGGACACCAGGCCGTCCTGCAAAGGTACCGGCCCAAAGGTAGCGTCCAGGGTGCGGCAGGTGCCGTGCAGGTTGCCGAAGTTCAGGCAGTCCGCCGTTTTGCCGTTTGAAAAAGTTACCGTCTGCGGCGTGCCGGTGCGGGCGTGGACGGTGAGGGTGATCTCCGGTGTGGTTAGGGTGATCGTTCCGCGGTGC comes from Oscillospiraceae bacterium and encodes:
- a CDS encoding glycoside hydrolase family 31 protein; this encodes MLKEALRAHTAGTAKEKQIFIFGHCRLTVLTPRLIRVEHCPDGAFEDRASTAVWFRAFDVPPCKATLHRGTITLTTPEITLTVHARTGTPQTVTFSNGKTADCLNFGNLHGTCRTLDATFGPVPLQDGLVSRDGVSLLDDSRSFLLDADGRFCPRKRKGKDVYVFAYDHDYRAAVQDFYKISGSVPLIPRFALGVWWSRYHAYTQEEYLGLIKRFAAENVPLTVATVDMDWHWTDPNKRFGTHYKGKDGWTGYSWNTELFPDYKAFLQDLHQMGLHTTVNLHPADGVRAFEDPYPAMAKAMGLDPKTKQDIPFRCGNDTFWNAYFDVLHKPYEKEGVDFWWLDWQQGKKSDVPGLDPLVALNHYHYLDNAENGRLPLILSRYSGPGAHRYPLGFSGDTAQNWRVLHFQPYFTATAANVGYTWWSHDIGGHHLGERNEELYLRWLQLGVFSPILRLHSTSNDLMGKEPWRYRPDVCAAAKDWLRLRHRLIPYLYTMDARTHREGLALCEPLYYAYPEAEEAYDKAYCNGYLFGSQLLVYPITSPQKKQLGMGAVDAWIPPGRWTDLFTGAVYTGPLCLTLHRELTEMPVLAKAGAILPLSDDPGNACGNPAALTLWLYAGDGDFTLYEDNGQTDFDTHKAETQITQQLQGSTLTVTVAPTAGDCTVLPKKRQLTLVFKDLEPSVLSCAEAEVTQNAAGEATVILTDYDPTVGTQLHLQGATYRKAASFKDRVLNIFCRWQGSNAHKTECYRLFKIAKTKEELRRALKRTRLPGTVRRAVEEALLQTDA